DNA sequence from the Selenomonadales bacterium genome:
CCATGAACTCCAGGTAGCGATATGTGGGGATGGCACCCAAGTTGACCCCAAAAAAATCCATGTTGATGAGATCTCCTGACCTAAGCAAGTCACCAGCTACGGCGACTCGGTCAGGGAACTTGCTGAAGTAACCTATAATGCTCAGATCTCTCATGTTTGCCACTCTGTTTGTGACTGGAATCATCTCATACAGTCGCAGGATATCATCCGGAGACTTGCCAACCATGTATTTCAGTGGCTGTGAGATCACATAATAAAGCGCGAAGAACATGGGCATCTGAATCAACATCGGGAAAAGACTCCCGGCCGGATTTACGTTATGTTCTTTGTACAGCTTCATGGTCTCAAGGCCAAGCTTCTCCTTGTCATGAGCATATGACTTCTGTATCTTCTTTAATCTGGGCTGGACTTCGCTTATTTTGGCTGAGGCATAGTACTGCTTCAGGGTCAGGGGCGTCAACAACAGCCTCAAGAATACTGTCAGCAATATAATGGCGACTCCATAATTCCCGAATGCCAGATGAGTGTAAATGAATCTCAGCATGTAACCAATTGGGAATGCAATAGCATCAAGCATTACTAAAGCCCCTCCCCCCTTACATCTTCTATCTACCAAATCGGCATATCACAAACCGACATGGGAGTTTCCTGCAACCCTAGATAAGGCGCTTCTGCCATGACGATTTAATCTCGCACATTTGGCTGGCACGTGACGGAAACCTCTCTGCTCTTTCCGTTCATCTCAGGCTGCGATCATTGATACTAGCGGACCCAGAACGAAACTGGGGCCATTGGCCTATAGCCCTCTTTCTCTTCCCATGAATGCAAGGCAGAGCAATCCCGGTCCTGTGTGTGCGCCAATCACGGGTCCTAGGTAGCTTATCAATACTTCCTTCACTCTCAACTCACCCATGACCAGGCTCTTCAGACGCTCAGCATCTTCAAGGCAGTCTCCGTGGGAGATAAGAATAGTCTGTTCTTCCGGGTTGACTATTCTGTCCTTGAGTTCCGTCATCAAACCACAGATTGCTTTCTGTCGGCCACGAACTTTCGTTGCTAAAGCGAGTCTGCCCCCTTTGTCAATAGTCAGAATGGGTTTAATGCTCAAAACCGCACCCAGAGACGCGCTTGTTGCCGACAGCCTGCCTCCTCTTCTTAGGTGCTCTAAGCTGTCAACCGTGAACCATGTGTTGATTCTTTGCTTGTTGGCTTCTATCCAAGCAACTATATCTTCCTTTGATCTGCCTTGCTCTAACATTTCACAAGCATAGCGAACCAGAAGACCTTGCCCAACCGTTGCGCTCTTCGTATCTAGAACTGAAATGTCAGCCCCAGGGTGATCCCGTAGTATCTCGTTTCGTGCCAAGACCGCGCCGCCGTATGACCCGCTCAATGCTGAAGAAAAGCCGACGTATATTATGGAGTGCCCTTCTGCTATGTATCTCCGGAAGTAATCCTCATACACGAAGGGGGTGACTTGGGCGGTCGTGGCCATCGCCCCCTTGCGCAACTCATCATAGAACTTCTGATAAGGAAGTGCTCGGCCACAATCGTCTGTGTATTCTTGTCCCTTGAGCGTAAAATGGAATGGGATTGTGGGCACCCTGTTCCGCCTCAGGTATTCTGATGCAAGGTCACAAGTCGAGTCCGTAATTATTATGGGTTTCATTGGTCTTGCCTCCTCAATATTGCTTTGGGACTAAGTCCGTTTACTGCAGTGAATGAGCCGGTGTCGTCACAACACAATCGCGAATTACTGTGACTCCACCTGCAGCAGAGACGGGTTCATAACGGTCTGGCCTACCTATAATCTAATCTGTGCGTTTGGGTCTCTGACTTGACGATTCAACCCATAGTCTCTCCGCCGCCACTGCCCAAGCGACAGACGCAGGCCTGCACTTCTCGCAGAGATGACCGACATCTTCAGGATGTAAGGTTTCAGTTGACCTTGCTCCTGAGGCAGTCACCATGTCTCGGAGCCTGTCTGGATTATCCAGCAGTGGACATGGTCTCAGCATGTTCCCATTGAAGGGCTGATTCTCTTTGTACTGCATGAACAAGGGATTTCTCAGTGCTGTAACCAGGGCTGTGTCGTGAATGTTGGAATCAGAGTAGTGTATGAATGCGCATGGTTCAATGTCGCCATTTGCATTTATATGTAGATATCTCCGTCCGCCCCCGATGCATCCATCAGCATATTCGCCGTCGTTCCAGAAGTCCATCGTGAAGATCGCTTTGCTCTTTCGGAACCTGCGGACTTGTTGGTACATGAACTCTCGCTGCTCGGCATTTGCCATTAGTTCTGGTGATGCATCCATGCCCACTGGCATATATGTGAAGAACCAAGCGAACTTCGCGCCATTAGAGATCATCTTGTCAAAGAACGCCTCACTCCCAACCTTATCTGTGTTATTACTTGTGTAGCAGCATGATATCCCAAAGGGCAGCTTCTTGATCTTTAGAACTTCCATAGCATTTTCGACTGCCAAATAGGTGCCTTCCCCGCGGCGAGAATCCGTCTCATACTCAAAGCCCTCGACGCTAATCGCAGGAACAAAATTCTTAACCCTCAGCATTTCATCTGCAAATGTCTCATCGATCAGCGTTCCGTTAGTGAACGCAAGGAACACGCAGTCACTATGTCTTTCACACAACCTCACGATGTCGTCTTTGCGGAGCAGGGGCTCACCCCCAGAATATATGTACATGTAAATGCCCAGAGCCTTTCCTTGCTGAATCACACTGTCCAGTGTATGATAACTCAAGCTCATATCAGGCCCATATTCTGCGGCCCAACATCCACTGCATCTCATGTTGCACGCCGAGGTCGGGTCCATTAGTATCGCCCAAGGGACGTTGCATCCATGCTCTTCGCGGGCCTTTTCCTGCCTATTGCCACCGATGATGACTGCGTTCACAATGAAGTTTTCAAAGAGCCTCTTCCTCACATCAGTATCGATATCTGTCCACAGGCTTTTGGTCAACAGAGACCAGTTGCTACCCTCATCAGAGAGTACCTCCCTCACAACTGACACTTTGCCTTTCAGTACCCCCTCCTTGTCGAACCTGTCAACCCAGTTCAAAACCCTAGGAATGTTCTTGTTAGGCTCCGACCCTAAGTGCGATAGTACTCTCTTAAGTCCATAACCTTTTGCGCTCTCGATAAAACCCTTCGTGCCCATCCTCTTCACTCTCCCCAAACATTCTGTCTCAACGCGAATGTGACCAAGCAAACCCCTTGCATCCAAGCAATATTCTAGGAGCTTCTCCTTGCTCAGGCATTTGTGACTGCAGCAAACGGTAGCATTGCTTGACGCCTATCTCATATTCATGCCTCTCATAGTCGTTATGCCGACACTCGAGACTCCCTAATCTACCTGCATGCGATTTCAATCGGTCGTCCGTCCGATTATAGAGTGCTCCCCCCTCCATACGCACGCATGGTGTTGTAGCACCACCCTTCTAGGCTATGATTAGTTCCATAGGACGCAGAACCTCTGGTAGCGACGGGCCATCCGGGTCGGTCATCGCCAACATAGCCGCGCCAAGTATTGATCCCAACAGCATTCTCGCTACCGATTTCGGATCGTAGAACCCCAGCCTGCTGCCTTCAGAGACGTCGCGGAGAACGTGTCTCTCCACCAAGGATGCCAAATCCTCTGTTAGATTGCGAAGCTGATTCTCGATCGGTGCCGACCACAGCGACAGACTCGTAAAGTCAAAGAAGAGCTTGATCAGCCCTGGGGTGTCTGCGAGCAGGCGATCGAAATATAAGATGACCCCAGACAGTCTGTCTTGAGGAGTTGCCCCCCTCTCCAATTGTGCCTCTATCTCCACGAGATACTCCGTCATCATACGTTTAATCACTGCGGAGAGCAATCCTTCTTTGCTCTTGTAGTGATAGGTGATCTGACTAAGAGCAACCCCAGCTTCATCGGCAATATCCCGCATGGATACATTCGCGTAACCCCGTGAGGCGATGCACCCGTATGCAGACTGGAGTATTTGTTCGAGCTGGTTAGACTTTCGCGGAGCATGACTCATGAAACACATCTCCCTTCCATGTTCGTACGGTCGTACGTTCTGTTCGTATTTTACTCTTTGTTTCATGCACTGTCAAGGACTCTGGCGGTCTTCTCCATGCCCTCTTCACGCCTAGCGCCTCTCCATATACGAGCGCTTTCGAAGCAGTAATTGGGTTACTGGACCTCACTCAGCATGTGGGAGCTCAGGGGTCTTCTTTCTAAGAGAGTCCTTGTAGGCTGTTTCGCCATTGAGTGCTTGGGTCTGCTGTGGAGTATTGCCTCGCCGATGCGCGATATCGCTGCCCACAGGCAATCTCATAGGACGCAGCTTCTGTCTACGGTCCTTGGTTAGCTCTCGACTTTCGTTCCGCCCTTAAAGCTATAGACCAGTTTCCCTTCGATTGATGCAGTCACCACCTCGACCGCCACGGCCCATAGCTTCTCGTCGAATTCCTCCAGAACCAGCGGGCGTGTTTCTAGCCCCTTAATAAAACCTTCAAGCATCATGAACTTACTCTGTCGCTCACGTCTCAGCGCCTCAAGTTCGGCCACTCGCTCCGTGGCCTTGCGGTGCCTTTCCAGATAGCTGTTGTTTCGTTCATTAAACTCCTCTTGGCTAACTACTACACGAGCATTCTCATAGATTGCCTTCTTGGCCAGTTCGGTTACCACCTCAATTTCCTGACTCAGTTCCGCAAGCTCAGCATCAATTTCTGAGCAGTCGCAAAGGTAGTGTTGGGCAAGTCGGCAGCTAGCGAGCAGCTCCTCTCGGTCGCTCATCAGAGTGTTAAACGCATTCAGGAATCGCTGCTTTACCTCGTCTTCGGTGACGTGTGGAGTTTTACACCTTTTTTCGCCCTTGTACTTCTCATTGCAGCGCCAGATTGTGCGGCGGTACTTTGTATTGGAGCCCCAGACCTTTGAGCCGAAAAAGCCGCCACAATCGCCGCAGACGATCCTCGCAGAGAAAGGGCTGTGGCAGCTAGTGGGCCTGCCAAGCTTCTTACGACGCTCTATTTCTAGCTGAACCGCGTCGAACTCTTCTGGCTCAATAATGGCTTGGTGGCTGTTCTTTACATAGTACTGCGGCACCTCGCCCTCGTTGACCTTCCTCTTTTTCGTCAGAAAATCTACAGTGAAGCCCTTCTGTAAGAGGGCCTCACCCTTATATTTCTCATTGGACAGGATGCTCTTTACCGTGGCCACTTGCCATGTCTCTTTCCCTGCCGGTGAGGGGATACCCTGGCTGGCAAGCTCCTTGGCAATCGCTGAGGGCGTTTTTCCCTCAATAAATAGCCGGAAAATCATTCGCACAACTTCAGCTTCAGACTCTACAATCCTCGGTAGACCGTCCTCTCCCTTCTCGTAACCGAGGAACTGGCCGTATGGAACACTGATCTTCCCGTCCGCCATGCGCTTACGCTGCCCCCAAGTGACGTTCTCGGATATGGAGCGGCTCTCTTCCTGAGCGAGGCTAGACATGATCGTTATCAGAAGCTCACCTTTGCTGTCCAGAGTATAGATGTTCTCCTTTTCAAAATAGACCTCCACGCCCTTTTCCTTAAGCTTTCGTACAGTGACCAGGCTGTCTACGGTGTTCCGAGCAAAGCGGCTGACGGACTTGGTGATGATTAAGTCAATCTGTCCAGCCAAGGCATCGGCGACCATCTGCTTAAAGCCCTCGCGTTTGTTAGTGTTGGTCGCGCTGATTCCCTCGTCAGTGTAGACCCTGACAAACTGCCAATCCTCACGTTCCTTGATGTACTTAGTGTAGTAATCCACCTGTGCTTCGTAACTGGTCAACTGCTCTTCACTGCCTGTAGAAACCCTGGCATAAGCAGCAATCCTGCGCTTGGCTGACGGTGAGCCATCATGTAGAGAGCGCTGGCCAATGGTGGCCGGTATAACCCTTACGCTTGATGCCATCTTACTCCCTCCCTTTAGCTCTAGCGCGAGCCTCATGGCGCATCTCATTTGTCCAGCTCTCGCGCCGCGACCTATCCTGCCAGACCTTTTCACTGATTCTACCGTCACGGAAAGCAAAGACCAGCTGGTTGAATATAGGCACGCGGATTTCTGCGACTTCCTCTCCAAAAGCATCTCCGTCAAAGCTTTCAAGGCCTAGAGCCTCTGCAGCAGCTGCCCGTAGTACGGCTTCCGGTATCTGTTTGGTGTGACAGGCTGCCTTGCCCATTAGCAAGAATGTAGAGCACTGCCAGACTGGGTTTCCCTTATTGACTCTCCGTTTGTACTTCTTCCCGCAGTTTCCGCACAGGATGATGCTACTGAAGGGATAGCTCTTGCCAGTGGAATCATTCGCACCGGAAACTCTACGCCGCTGCTCCCTGACCACCTGCGCCGCCTCGAAGGTCTCTGAATCAATGATGGCCGGATGTGTGTCGTCCGCCTGATACATCGGCAGGGCGCCTTTGTTCCAAACCAGCTTTTTCGTCAGATGATCTGCTACATACTTTTTCTGCAGCAGTGCGCTTCCGGTATACTTTTCGTTTCTGAGGATTTCCATCACCCGCTGGCTTTTCCATTTACCACTGCGTACTTTGGGAACATTCATGGTTCTTAGTTTTCGTGCTATGGCGCTGCCTCCCATGCCTCTCAGATAGTCCTCAAAAATCAGGCGCACGGCGGCCGCTTCCTCTGGGTTAATCTCCACCTTCCCCCTGACGATGTGGTAGCCAAACAGAAACCGCAGGTTGGCTAGTTCTCCATTTTCGAACCGTTTTCGGATGCGCCATTTGCAGTTTTCACTGGCCGAAAGGCTCTCTTCCTGTGCGTATGATGCCAGGATGGTGAGCATTAGTTCGCCGTCTCCGCTGAGCGAGTGGATGTTCTGCTCCTCGAAATACACATCCACTCCCAGCAGTCTCAACTCCCGCACAGTCTCAAGAAGTGTAACGGTATTCCTGGCAAAGCGTGAAATAGACTTCGTAATAATCATGTCAACTTGACCTTTTCTACAGTCTGCAAGCATGCGCTGGAACTCGACCCGGCTGTCCTTCGTCCCCGTCACCGCTTCGTCCGCATAGACTCCGGCGTACTCCCAGTCAGGTCGCCGCTGAATCAGTTCGCTGTAATAGCTGACCTGAGCGGCGAGGGACTGAAGCATGGCTTCCTTTCCGCTAGATACCCGCGCATATGCGGCGACTCTCTGCTTCTGGGGAAACAAGGGGGAACTATGCGGCTTTCGTATTATTATCCTCTCCATGAGCGACCTCCTTTCGCTATCACATATTCGCTCTAAACCACTGTGTTATCAAGCACTTTAGCGATATATGCTAGAGGAAGAAAGGCCATATTTCTGGGCTACTACCGCATCTATGCTTGCCAGTTCAGCTTCGGAGATAATACCCTCAGCAAGCCATTGCCTGAGTACCACTACCGCTGTCTTGTAGTGAATGATAGCCTCTTCCCTACTCATGGCGCACCGCCTTGGATTTGCCGTAGCAGGCCCGGGAGCAGTACTTGCGTTTCTTGTTTCCGTAGCTTACAGACGCGACACCGCAATAATCACACGTGAAGGGATAGAACGCTTTCCGCGAGACCGCTTCCGGGTGGGCATTCCACCAAATCATACGGCATTTGTCGGAGCAGAAGCGCTTTTGCTTCGCTCCGGCGGTGTGGATGAGCAGCGCTTTGCACTGGCGACAGAGGGTGCCTGGAGTTTGACTGGCAAGTTCCCTGCCAACACCTCCGAGGTTGTTGCGGCGACAGAACGATTTCACCGTGTTCTCAGCTATGCCAAGTGCCGTGGCTATCTTTGCATAGCTATGGCCCATGCTGCGCAGCTGTGTGATTGTCTCTTTCTGCTGGTTTGTCATTTGGTTACCCCCTTCAGGACAGGCCCATAGGTGCCTTCGCCTTAAGCCACCGCAGGAGGTAAAATCGGACGGTTTGGGTGCATCAAAAAGATAGGCCCCACAGTACAGACTATGAATCCGTACTATGGGGCCTATCTATAATTCAACCGGCTACTTTGGAATCCTCAGCTTCTGCCCGGGTACGATGATATCCGAGGTCAAAGCATTTAGCTCCTTTATTTCGGGGTACCGCGCCCCGTTACCTAACTTGATCGCCGCTATTCTCCACAGCGAGTCGCCCTTTACCACTGAGTAGATCTCGTATTCGGTGACGCCGGTGCCACCATAGACCATACTCCCTGTGTTGTCGTAAACGGCGTAGCCGGGATTAGTGTCAACTAAGCGCTTGGCATTGTCTAGCACCCTGAACGCTCCTATTTGGGAGCTAACATCATCCCAACTTTTGCGAACCCGGTAAAGCGCGTCGATCGGAGCGGGAATGGGAGCGTCAGTTGCGCCTGCTGCCAACGCGGTCTTTACGGCAGCGCGGAAAGAGTCCATGTTTTCACCGTGGCGCGGGAACCAGTGCATTACGTCGGCATGATTACTGGCGATGCCCAGACGGTGGCCTTCTGAATGGCTTATGATGTCCTGCTCTGAGAGACCATACTGCCTGCAGAGATACACGCATAGCTCCACCGCCTCGCTATAGACCTTGCGGAAGTAAACGGCGTCGTCTAGGCCGTCCTCGCAAATCTCAAAGGAGATATGCGTGTCGTTGCCGGTTCCGTTCACACCTCGCCCGCAGTGCCAGCCGCGATGGTTCCAAGGCAACGTCTGATATGTAGCTATGGAGCCATCCGCCAGTTTGCCGATAAAGGCGTGGACGCAGACCTGCCTGCCATCCGGCCTGTCCTGATTCCAATGGTTGTTGTACCGGTTCCTCCCCAGCAGACCGTCGTCCGGCCCCACGTAGCGCCTGAGCCACGGGTTGTTGGCCCCCGTGGAGTGAACCATAATACCCTGCGGAGCGATGTTTCTGCCCGCCTTGAAGCAAGCGTTGTTTATGAATAAGAGCTGGCGCAGGTTCAACTGGTGCCCCCTTTAGACTCGTGCAACCGCGCCAGGACATCTTTTAGCTTGTCGGGCACAGGAAGACCGATAGCGGCTGCGTTCTCCAGAATAGAAATACCTTCGTTGCTCAGGTAAAAGAAGATCACCGCAGTCCTTATCGCCTGGGCCTGCCCGAGCACCTGTCTATCGATGATATGCCCAAGGCCCACCAGCGTGAAGATGAGTACCTTTTTGACGATGCCTTTCGCACCAATTTTACTGGACAGAGTTTTGTCCGTAACCGCACACATCACACCGGTCAGATAGTCGACGACAACAAAGGCGATGAGGGCGTAGAGAAAGCCGTCCAACCCGCCCAAATACCAGCCCAGAAAACCGCCTATGGCGGCAAACGTAGCTTTCGCCAATTCTATGGTAGATTTCAATGACAACTCCTCCGTTTAACTTCGA
Encoded proteins:
- a CDS encoding membrane protein insertase YidC encodes the protein MLDAIAFPIGYMLRFIYTHLAFGNYGVAIILLTVFLRLLLTPLTLKQYYASAKISEVQPRLKKIQKSYAHDKEKLGLETMKLYKEHNVNPAGSLFPMLIQMPMFFALYYVISQPLKYMVGKSPDDILRLYEMIPVTNRVANMRDLSIIGYFSKFPDRVAVAGDLLRSGDLINMDFFGVNLGAIPTYRYLEFMEAPMRTQNLLLLLIPLAAVVTTYVSVRYPLRQTTGATEDTTQGFAPGTMSLIAAAVTGMVAFSVPAGLGLYWTAGNMAQMLQNMTLNAFVSKRAPDKKKQRKCKTTKRICTSAQERN
- a CDS encoding DegV family protein, with the translated sequence MKPIIITDSTCDLASEYLRRNRVPTIPFHFTLKGQEYTDDCGRALPYQKFYDELRKGAMATTAQVTPFVYEDYFRRYIAEGHSIIYVGFSSALSGSYGGAVLARNEILRDHPGADISVLDTKSATVGQGLLVRYACEMLEQGRSKEDIVAWIEANKQRINTWFTVDSLEHLRRGGRLSATSASLGAVLSIKPILTIDKGGRLALATKVRGRQKAICGLMTELKDRIVNPEEQTILISHGDCLEDAERLKSLVMGELRVKEVLISYLGPVIGAHTGPGLLCLAFMGRERGL
- a CDS encoding radical SAM protein, producing MGTKGFIESAKGYGLKRVLSHLGSEPNKNIPRVLNWVDRFDKEGVLKGKVSVVREVLSDEGSNWSLLTKSLWTDIDTDVRKRLFENFIVNAVIIGGNRQEKAREEHGCNVPWAILMDPTSACNMRCSGCWAAEYGPDMSLSYHTLDSVIQQGKALGIYMYIYSGGEPLLRKDDIVRLCERHSDCVFLAFTNGTLIDETFADEMLRVKNFVPAISVEGFEYETDSRRGEGTYLAVENAMEVLKIKKLPFGISCCYTSNNTDKVGSEAFFDKMISNGAKFAWFFTYMPVGMDASPELMANAEQREFMYQQVRRFRKSKAIFTMDFWNDGEYADGCIGGGRRYLHINANGDIEPCAFIHYSDSNIHDTALVTALRNPLFMQYKENQPFNGNMLRPCPLLDNPDRLRDMVTASGARSTETLHPEDVGHLCEKCRPASVAWAVAAERLWVESSSQRPKRTD
- a CDS encoding TetR/AcrR family transcriptional regulator; this translates as MSHAPRKSNQLEQILQSAYGCIASRGYANVSMRDIADEAGVALSQITYHYKSKEGLLSAVIKRMMTEYLVEIEAQLERGATPQDRLSGVILYFDRLLADTPGLIKLFFDFTSLSLWSAPIENQLRNLTEDLASLVERHVLRDVSEGSRLGFYDPKSVARMLLGSILGAAMLAMTDPDGPSLPEVLRPMELIIA
- a CDS encoding recombinase family protein, whose amino-acid sequence is MASSVRVIPATIGQRSLHDGSPSAKRRIAAYARVSTGSEEQLTSYEAQVDYYTKYIKEREDWQFVRVYTDEGISATNTNKREGFKQMVADALAGQIDLIITKSVSRFARNTVDSLVTVRKLKEKGVEVYFEKENIYTLDSKGELLITIMSSLAQEESRSISENVTWGQRKRMADGKISVPYGQFLGYEKGEDGLPRIVESEAEVVRMIFRLFIEGKTPSAIAKELASQGIPSPAGKETWQVATVKSILSNEKYKGEALLQKGFTVDFLTKKRKVNEGEVPQYYVKNSHQAIIEPEEFDAVQLEIERRKKLGRPTSCHSPFSARIVCGDCGGFFGSKVWGSNTKYRRTIWRCNEKYKGEKRCKTPHVTEDEVKQRFLNAFNTLMSDREELLASCRLAQHYLCDCSEIDAELAELSQEIEVVTELAKKAIYENARVVVSQEEFNERNNSYLERHRKATERVAELEALRRERQSKFMMLEGFIKGLETRPLVLEEFDEKLWAVAVEVVTASIEGKLVYSFKGGTKVES
- a CDS encoding recombinase family protein, producing MERIIIRKPHSSPLFPQKQRVAAYARVSSGKEAMLQSLAAQVSYYSELIQRRPDWEYAGVYADEAVTGTKDSRVEFQRMLADCRKGQVDMIITKSISRFARNTVTLLETVRELRLLGVDVYFEEQNIHSLSGDGELMLTILASYAQEESLSASENCKWRIRKRFENGELANLRFLFGYHIVRGKVEINPEEAAAVRLIFEDYLRGMGGSAIARKLRTMNVPKVRSGKWKSQRVMEILRNEKYTGSALLQKKYVADHLTKKLVWNKGALPMYQADDTHPAIIDSETFEAAQVVREQRRRVSGANDSTGKSYPFSSIILCGNCGKKYKRRVNKGNPVWQCSTFLLMGKAACHTKQIPEAVLRAAAAEALGLESFDGDAFGEEVAEIRVPIFNQLVFAFRDGRISEKVWQDRSRRESWTNEMRHEARARAKGRE
- a CDS encoding RNA polymerase subunit sigma-70 is translated as MTNQQKETITQLRSMGHSYAKIATALGIAENTVKSFCRRNNLGGVGRELASQTPGTLCRQCKALLIHTAGAKQKRFCSDKCRMIWWNAHPEAVSRKAFYPFTCDYCGVASVSYGNKKRKYCSRACYGKSKAVRHE
- a CDS encoding N-acetylmuramoyl-L-alanine amidase; translated protein: MNLRQLLFINNACFKAGRNIAPQGIMVHSTGANNPWLRRYVGPDDGLLGRNRYNNHWNQDRPDGRQVCVHAFIGKLADGSIATYQTLPWNHRGWHCGRGVNGTGNDTHISFEICEDGLDDAVYFRKVYSEAVELCVYLCRQYGLSEQDIISHSEGHRLGIASNHADVMHWFPRHGENMDSFRAAVKTALAAGATDAPIPAPIDALYRVRKSWDDVSSQIGAFRVLDNAKRLVDTNPGYAVYDNTGSMVYGGTGVTEYEIYSVVKGDSLWRIAAIKLGNGARYPEIKELNALTSDIIVPGQKLRIPK
- a CDS encoding phage holin family protein, producing MKSTIELAKATFAAIGGFLGWYLGGLDGFLYALIAFVVVDYLTGVMCAVTDKTLSSKIGAKGIVKKVLIFTLVGLGHIIDRQVLGQAQAIRTAVIFFYLSNEGISILENAAAIGLPVPDKLKDVLARLHESKGGTS